The genomic interval CATAATGTTTAGTATAGTATTTTTGTTTCAGAGGTAATATCACGTCTGTTAGATCAGTTATATCAAGTCCGTTGGATCAGTTATAGTATGTCATTGCGTTAGCGAAGCTTGCGCGAAGCGCGAATGGAGCGGAGCGGAACGAAGCAATCTCAGCAATATCGGGAGATTTGGCGATTGCTTCCCTGCGGTCGCAATGACACCTGATTCACCAAATATCATATAATATCAAATCCTGGTAATCAACCAAAAGATAGCGGTAAGGTGGGCAGGGTATGCTGGTAAAATTTGAATCATTTTGGTTATGCTCCTGCCCACCCTACTGGACTGTTTCGACTAAAATAGGGCTTTGTTTGTAGTAAGCACGAAGAGCCGTGACAACCCTAAAATGGTGGGTTACGGCGGATTGATAGATTGCTGTCAGAGTCTAGGTTTTAGCCGCCTAACCCACCCTACCCTATTGCCCTATTTTAGCTGAAACAATCCACTACTCGCTTGGTTCCCCCATTACCCATTACCCATTACCCATTACCCATTACCGCGCAAAGCGCTGTATACTCTCGATCCAATTTTAGCAACGTATGCAATAAAACCATCGCCCCTTGTACACAATCTTGAGCTGGGGTATACTCCTCTCCGGAATGACTAATTCCTCCTTGAGAAGGGACAAAAATCATCCCCATGTCGGTACAGCGTCCTAATTCTTGGGCATCATGACTGGCACGACTGGGTAAAGAAAGATGGGTTAATCCTAATTCTTGGCAAACGGTGGTGATGTGCTGTTGAATGTTTGGTGAGGCTAGGGTGGGTTGAACGTTTAACAGAGGTTCGATTGTAATTTGAGTTTGGGTCGCCCTAGAAATCTGCTCTAATTGAGTTTTTAAGTCAGTGACTAAATGATCAATGGTTTGCTGATGTAAATCTCGAATATCGACGGTCATGGTTACTAAGCCGGGGATAATATTAGGAGCATTGGGAAAGACTTGCAGTGCGCCCACGGTGGCAACGGGATCGCCGGGAGCAGATTGGGCTAAGTGTTCAACGGCTAGGACAATGCGAGCGGCGGCAGTGAGGGCATCTTGGCGCATTCCCATGGGGGTGGTTCCGGCATGGTTTTCCTGACCTTTGACGGTGAGGGTATAGCGTTGTTGTCCGACAATGCCTTGAACAATGCCGATTTGTTTGTCTAATGTTTCTAGGACGGCTCCTTGTTCGACATGCAATTCTAGAAAGGCGGCGATGTTTTGGCGGGTTTGTTGGGCTTGGGTTAAGGTGGGCCAGTTGCCGCCGATTTTAGCTAAGGCTTCAATGATGGAAAGATTGACTTTAGTTTGATAATTGTCTGGGTTAAGGGATGCGGTTCCTGAAATGGCTTTACAGCCGATCATGGTGCTTTCTTCATCGGTGAAGACGATGACTTCTAGGGGATGATTGAGGTGGTGTTGATGGTCGTTTAAAACGCGAATGATTTCAATTCCGGCAAGGACTCCCAAGGCTCCGTCAAATTTCCCGCCAGAGGGGACGGTATCGAGGTGGGAACCGGTGGCTAAGGTGGGAAGATGGGGCTGTTTTCCGGGGTAGGTTCCGCGCAGGTTTCCGGCGCTATCGACTCGGACGGTCATTCCGGCTTCTTCCATCCACTGACGGACTAGGGCACGAGCTTGGAGATCTTGGTCGGAAAAGGCGAGGCGGCAAATACTACGATCGCCTTTTTGACCAATTTGCGCCAGTTCTTCTAAGCTATCTTGGAGCCGTTGAGCGTTAATTTGCAGAGCTTCAATCATGTGATGGGAATGGGTAACAAGTTAAGGTTGTAAGCTAGTTGTCAAGGGGGAGGGAATAGGGAATAGGGAATAGGGAATAGGGAAAACCCGGTTATGCCTTTTTCTACCACTGTCCATAAATACTGGTCATCATCAAAAGGGATGTCACTGCAATTTTATCAACAGTTACTCAAATCTTTGCCAAGGGGAGATGTGGCGATCGCCACTGTCATCGCTACTATTGGATCAGTTCCCAGGGAAGTGGGGGCGAAAATGGCGCTCTGTGCGGATGGCACGCGGTTAGATACGGTTGGCGGTGGAGCGGGAGAAGCCAAGGTTTTAAGCACCATGGAGCAGGTTCTAGCATCGGGAGATCCGCAGAAAGTGGCGATCGACCTTTCTGGTGCAGTTCAGCGCGTCACTGAGGGGGTTTGTGGGGGTCAAATGCAGGTCTGGGTGGCAAAATGGTCAGGTGAAGGGGCGATCGCCTTAACTCAAGCTATCCTAGACCATCTGAACCAGGGTTATTCTGTGCGTCTCTTTATCCCCTTTTCTCCCCGTTTATCCCCCCATATTCTCACTGAAAATACTCCCCAACCTTCCCAAGACCAAGGATTTATCGATTTCATTGAACCCTCGCCTATGCTCCTCATTATCGGTGCAGGTCATGTCGGAGAAAAACTCGCTCAAGTCGCCACATTATTAGACTTTCAAGTGATTATTCAAGACGATCGCCCCCAATGGGCAAATCGCGATCGTTTTCCTTCTGCATTAGCTATTTTCACCGCTCCCCTCTCTACCGTTTTAGAGCAATGGCCCTATCATCATCCCCTTTATATCGCCATGGTCACCCGTGGATATGATTACGATCTCCAAGCTCTAACGAGTCTCCTAGAACACCCAATTCCCCATCGCTATATCGGCATGATTGGCTCGGCAAAACGGGTTCATAAAGTCCGCAAAACTCTCGCAGATCGTCCCTTTCCCCTAGAAAAACTCAACACCATCCATGCACCCATCGGCCTCGATATCGGAGCCTTAACCCCGGCAGAAATTGCCCTTAGCATTGCCGCCGAATTAGTCCTAGTCCAACGAGGCGGAACCGGTGTACCCTTATCTAGGGTTATCTAGGGTTAATTTTTAATTATTCTTCCCCTGGTCTTGGTTAATACAATTCGGTTTTTGCACATGCTGGCAAATCTTCTGCCATAATTGTTCGCGAGTGGCTGGTGGCCCATAAGAAAACAAAACCCGATCCTGACCCACCATCTTTTGAATCTTGACCCCACAAACGGGGCAGCTTTGTTCTAACATCAGCTTGATTTGACTATTGGTCAACCGTCTGGCACAGTATAGCGCATCTTTGCCAAAATGCTAGGGTGTCAAACACCGCTAATCCGCAAATAGAATAGAGGTGATTCATAGAAAGCCAGACCTATCTATTGACACTCTTCTAGAATACTCAATAGTATATTGAACTGAACCGTTGAGAGAATCCCATGAATGAGGCCAAGCAACCTTCCCTGAAGATCGCCGTGGTAGGAGATGTACACGATCAATGGGAAAATGCCGATGCACAAGCCCTACATGCTTTGGGAGTGGATTTAGTTTTATTTGTGGGTGATTTTGGTAATGAGTCAATTCCTGTGGTTGAGGCGATCGCCGCGTTAGACTTACCGAAGGCGATCGTTTTAGGAAATCATGACTGTTGGTATACCGCATCACCTTGGGGTCGCAAAAAATGCCCCTACGATCGCCAATTAGAAGACCGAGTGAGCAACCAACTTCAGCTCCTCGGAGAGACCCATGTGGGCTTTAATGCTTTGGATTTTCCCCAATTTCAGCTCAGTGTCGTCGGCGCTCGTCCCTTTAGTTGGGGAGGCCCCATCTGGCAAAATGGGGGCTTTTATCAAGAGCGTTATGGCGTGAATAGTTTTACGGAATCTGCGGATAAAATTATTTCTGCTGCCCAGAATACAGCCTATGAGACAGTGTTATTTATCGGCCATTGTGGCCCCCAAGGTCTGGGAAATCAACCAGAAGACATTTGTGGCAAAGATTGGAATCCTTTGGGGGGAGACTTTGGGGAACCCGATTTTCGGGCGGCGATCTCGGCGACTCGACAGCAGGGAAAACACATTCCTTTGGTCACCTTCGGCCATATGCATCACCGTCTGCGGCACACTCAGGCCCAATTGAGAGAGGCGATCGCCCAGGATAATCAAGGTAC from Roseofilum capinflatum BLCC-M114 carries:
- a CDS encoding Zn-dependent hydrolase encodes the protein MIEALQINAQRLQDSLEELAQIGQKGDRSICRLAFSDQDLQARALVRQWMEEAGMTVRVDSAGNLRGTYPGKQPHLPTLATGSHLDTVPSGGKFDGALGVLAGIEIIRVLNDHQHHLNHPLEVIVFTDEESTMIGCKAISGTASLNPDNYQTKVNLSIIEALAKIGGNWPTLTQAQQTRQNIAAFLELHVEQGAVLETLDKQIGIVQGIVGQQRYTLTVKGQENHAGTTPMGMRQDALTAAARIVLAVEHLAQSAPGDPVATVGALQVFPNAPNIIPGLVTMTVDIRDLHQQTIDHLVTDLKTQLEQISRATQTQITIEPLLNVQPTLASPNIQQHITTVCQELGLTHLSLPSRASHDAQELGRCTDMGMIFVPSQGGISHSGEEYTPAQDCVQGAMVLLHTLLKLDREYTALCAVMGNG
- a CDS encoding XdhC family protein, giving the protein MPFSTTVHKYWSSSKGMSLQFYQQLLKSLPRGDVAIATVIATIGSVPREVGAKMALCADGTRLDTVGGGAGEAKVLSTMEQVLASGDPQKVAIDLSGAVQRVTEGVCGGQMQVWVAKWSGEGAIALTQAILDHLNQGYSVRLFIPFSPRLSPHILTENTPQPSQDQGFIDFIEPSPMLLIIGAGHVGEKLAQVATLLDFQVIIQDDRPQWANRDRFPSALAIFTAPLSTVLEQWPYHHPLYIAMVTRGYDYDLQALTSLLEHPIPHRYIGMIGSAKRVHKVRKTLADRPFPLEKLNTIHAPIGLDIGALTPAEIALSIAAELVLVQRGGTGVPLSRVI
- a CDS encoding TIGR04168 family protein, which produces MNEAKQPSLKIAVVGDVHDQWENADAQALHALGVDLVLFVGDFGNESIPVVEAIAALDLPKAIVLGNHDCWYTASPWGRKKCPYDRQLEDRVSNQLQLLGETHVGFNALDFPQFQLSVVGARPFSWGGPIWQNGGFYQERYGVNSFTESADKIISAAQNTAYETVLFIGHCGPQGLGNQPEDICGKDWNPLGGDFGEPDFRAAISATRQQGKHIPLVTFGHMHHRLRHTQAQLREAIAQDNQGTLYLNAARVPRIITTDTGKSRNFSLVTLENHTVTQASLVWVNEQFKIESEEILYSCGPSVVKIGYTNQL